One Defluviimonas sp. SAOS-178_SWC DNA window includes the following coding sequences:
- a CDS encoding ferredoxin--NADP reductase translates to MNDLKTVNDASAKPVRTLPDAQTVTEVRHWTERLFSFRVTRPQSLRFRSGEFVMIGLLDERGKPLLRAYSIASPSWDEELEFYSIKVPDGPLTSKLQHIQPGDEIILRPKPVGTLVLDALLPGKRLWFLATGTGIAPFASLMRDPETYEKYEQVVMMHTCREAAELEYGRQLVESLKDDPLIGEFVGDKLKYYPTTTREESAHMGRITDNLTSGKVFADLGIPPMDKELDRAMVCGSLAFNHDVKAVLESFGLREGANSEPQEYVVEKAFVGDGI, encoded by the coding sequence ATGAACGATCTGAAAACCGTGAACGACGCTTCTGCCAAACCCGTCCGCACGCTGCCCGATGCCCAGACCGTGACCGAGGTCCGGCACTGGACCGAGCGACTCTTCTCGTTCCGCGTGACGCGGCCGCAGTCGCTGCGGTTCCGGTCCGGCGAATTCGTGATGATCGGGCTTCTGGACGAGCGCGGCAAACCCCTGCTCCGGGCCTATTCCATCGCCTCGCCCTCCTGGGACGAGGAGCTGGAATTCTACTCCATCAAGGTGCCAGACGGGCCGCTCACCTCTAAGCTCCAGCACATCCAGCCGGGCGACGAGATCATCCTGCGCCCGAAGCCGGTGGGCACGCTGGTCCTCGACGCGCTCCTGCCGGGCAAGCGGCTCTGGTTCCTCGCCACGGGCACAGGGATCGCGCCCTTCGCCTCGCTGATGCGCGACCCGGAAACATACGAGAAGTACGAGCAGGTCGTGATGATGCACACCTGCCGAGAGGCGGCGGAGCTGGAATACGGCCGGCAACTGGTCGAGAGCCTGAAGGACGATCCGCTGATCGGCGAATTCGTCGGCGACAAGCTGAAATACTACCCGACGACCACGCGGGAAGAGAGCGCCCATATGGGCCGGATCACCGACAACCTGACTTCGGGCAAGGTCTTCGCCGATCTCGGCATTCCGCCGATGGACAAGGAACTTGACCGCGCCATGGTCTGCGGATCGCTTGCGTTCAACCACGACGTCAAGGCGGTGCTGGAAAGCTTCGGCCTGCGCGAGGGCGCGAATTCCGAACCGCAGGAATACGTGGTCGAAAAGGCCTTTGTCGGCGACGGGATCTAA
- a CDS encoding molybdopterin-binding protein, whose product MRFGPVPVAEAGGAVLAHSLMVGGRKLPKGRVLAAEDVAALAAAGIALVTVARLDPGDVGEDAAAQRLASALVPDPGLAGLKLTAPHAGRVNLNATVPGIVDIDVDRIHALNRLDPALTFATLAPYTRATPGMLVGTVKVISYAVAGAVLDAACAAAGGAVRVRSVARRSAGLILTVAGGGGADDKLARKGCEAVAGRLRALGMDLAEVVTVPHETGAIAAALKGLRGEMALILTGAATSDLHDTAPEAVRAAGGHVARFGMPVDPGNLLFLGSFGDRPLIGLPSCARSPALNGADWALERLACGIEVSDLDIAAMGVGGLLKEIPIRPAPREARPARG is encoded by the coding sequence ATGAGATTCGGGCCTGTGCCGGTCGCGGAGGCCGGGGGCGCGGTGCTGGCGCATTCGCTGATGGTCGGCGGGCGGAAATTGCCGAAAGGCCGGGTGCTGGCGGCGGAAGATGTCGCGGCGCTGGCGGCGGCGGGCATCGCCCTGGTGACCGTCGCGCGGCTCGACCCCGGCGATGTCGGCGAGGATGCGGCCGCCCAGCGGCTTGCCTCGGCTCTGGTCCCCGATCCGGGCCTTGCCGGGCTAAAGCTGACGGCTCCGCATGCCGGCCGGGTCAACCTGAATGCGACGGTGCCGGGGATCGTCGACATCGACGTCGACCGCATCCATGCGCTGAACCGGCTCGATCCGGCGCTGACCTTCGCGACGCTCGCGCCCTATACGCGTGCGACGCCCGGTATGCTCGTCGGGACGGTCAAGGTAATCTCATATGCGGTCGCGGGGGCGGTGCTGGACGCTGCCTGCGCGGCGGCCGGGGGGGCGGTCCGGGTCCGATCCGTCGCGCGCCGGTCGGCCGGGCTGATCCTGACCGTGGCGGGCGGTGGCGGGGCCGACGACAAGCTGGCGCGCAAGGGGTGCGAGGCGGTGGCCGGGCGGCTCCGCGCGCTCGGGATGGACCTTGCCGAGGTCGTGACGGTGCCGCATGAGACCGGCGCGATCGCGGCGGCGCTGAAGGGGCTCCGGGGCGAGATGGCGCTGATCCTGACCGGGGCGGCCACGTCGGACCTGCATGACACGGCGCCGGAGGCGGTGCGGGCGGCGGGCGGCCATGTCGCGCGGTTCGGGATGCCGGTCGATCCGGGGAATCTGTTGTTCCTCGGATCGTTTGGCGACCGGCCCCTGATCGGGCTGCCGAGCTGCGCGCGATCCCCGGCGCTCAACGGCGCGGACTGGGCTCTGGAGCGTCTGGCCTGCGGGATCGAGGTGAGCGATCTGGATATCGCCGCGATGGGGGTGGGCGGGCTTTTGAAGGAAATCCCGATTCGACCCGCGCCGCGGGAGGCGCGACCAGCCCGGGGCTAA
- a CDS encoding XdhC family protein produces MDRPDHDRIPEIALDWQRGGAGAALATVIETWGSAPRPVGSQLVVSGTGEMMGSVSGGCVEGAVVEEARAALADGRSRILAFGVSDEEAFAVGLACGGTIRVLVEPVGVGLSEEMLAEIVSARAERRPVAYGVDLESWARRLVPAGEGFAERFRADRSGVEGTEFVAIHNPPLRMVIVGAVHIAQPLVAMARTCGYDPLIVDPREAFGSAMRFPGETISHDWPDEALEAVGLDARTAVVTLTHDPKLDDPAIIAALRSEVFYLGCLGSTRTHAKRVARLVEAGFSDAEIARIHAPVGHDIGAQSPAEIAVSVLAEITRVLRRGA; encoded by the coding sequence ATGGACAGGCCGGACCACGACAGGATTCCCGAGATCGCGCTCGACTGGCAACGGGGCGGGGCAGGGGCGGCCCTCGCGACGGTGATCGAGACCTGGGGCTCGGCGCCGCGGCCGGTGGGCAGCCAGCTTGTGGTCTCGGGCACGGGCGAGATGATGGGCTCGGTGTCCGGCGGCTGCGTCGAGGGCGCGGTTGTCGAGGAGGCGCGGGCGGCGCTGGCGGACGGCCGGTCGCGGATCCTGGCCTTCGGCGTGAGCGACGAGGAAGCGTTCGCGGTGGGTCTTGCCTGCGGGGGCACGATCCGGGTTCTGGTCGAGCCGGTGGGCGTCGGATTGTCGGAAGAGATGCTGGCGGAAATCGTCTCGGCGCGCGCGGAGCGACGGCCGGTGGCCTATGGCGTCGACCTCGAAAGCTGGGCGCGGCGGCTCGTCCCGGCCGGAGAGGGGTTTGCGGAGAGGTTCCGGGCGGACCGATCGGGTGTCGAGGGCACGGAGTTCGTCGCGATCCACAACCCGCCCTTGCGGATGGTCATCGTCGGGGCGGTCCATATCGCACAGCCGCTGGTCGCGATGGCGCGGACCTGCGGCTACGATCCCTTGATCGTCGATCCGCGCGAGGCGTTCGGGTCGGCCATGCGCTTTCCCGGCGAGACGATCAGCCACGACTGGCCGGACGAGGCGCTGGAGGCCGTCGGGCTCGATGCCCGCACGGCTGTCGTCACCCTGACCCATGATCCCAAGCTCGACGACCCGGCGATCATCGCGGCGCTGCGGTCGGAGGTCTTCTATCTCGGCTGCCTTGGCTCCACTCGCACCCATGCCAAGCGGGTGGCGCGTCTGGTCGAGGCGGGATTTTCCGACGCGGAGATCGCGCGGATCCACGCGCCTGTCGGCCATGACATCGGCGCGCAGTCGCCCGCCGAGATCGCGGTGTCGGTGCTGGCCGAGATCACCCGGGTGCTGAGGCGCGGGGCATGA
- a CDS encoding LysE family translocator encodes MSFELWLAFVAASSVLLAIPGPTVILVLSYALSQGRKVALATAAGVALGDFVAMTASLLGLGALVLASATLFTALKWVGAVYLVWLGVKLLRSRPVSSLGVDTSAALPAHGVFGHAAAVTALNPKSIAFFIAFVPQFLHTEAPLAPQFAILIATFVTLATLNALAYALLAAGMRERMRRPSTRLWLNRVGGGALIGMGLLTATLRRA; translated from the coding sequence ATGTCCTTTGAGCTTTGGCTTGCCTTCGTCGCCGCCTCGTCGGTTCTCCTGGCGATTCCGGGGCCGACGGTCATCCTCGTGCTGAGCTACGCGCTGAGCCAGGGCCGAAAGGTGGCGCTGGCCACTGCCGCCGGCGTGGCGCTTGGCGATTTCGTCGCGATGACCGCGTCGCTTCTCGGGCTCGGCGCCCTCGTGCTGGCCTCGGCCACGCTGTTCACCGCGCTGAAATGGGTGGGTGCCGTCTATCTGGTGTGGCTCGGGGTCAAACTTCTCAGGTCTCGTCCCGTAAGCAGCCTCGGCGTCGACACCTCGGCCGCGCTTCCTGCGCACGGGGTCTTCGGCCATGCCGCCGCCGTCACCGCGCTCAACCCGAAATCCATCGCCTTCTTCATCGCCTTCGTGCCGCAGTTCCTGCACACCGAAGCCCCGCTCGCCCCTCAGTTCGCGATCCTGATCGCGACCTTCGTGACACTCGCCACGCTCAACGCGCTCGCCTATGCGCTCCTCGCCGCGGGAATGCGGGAAAGGATGCGGAGGCCCTCCACCCGGCTCTGGCTCAACCGGGTCGGCGGCGGGGCGCTGATCGGCATGGGGCTTCTGACCGCGACGCTGAGGCGCGCCTGA
- a CDS encoding phosphoadenylyl-sulfate reductase, which produces MPLEAPFPSLDQRVAALNDRYRHHSATAVLERALNDPEVGSLALVSSFGAESVVLLHLVSVIAPGTPVIFIDTQMLFPETLAYQRELADKLNLTDVRTIRADRRDTDFEDPDGTLHQFNTDACCNLRKVVPLERALLGFDGWITGRKRFQSGTRAALEFFENEEDKRLKVNPLAHWGREDLEDYMVNNRLPRHPLVANGYPSIGCAPCTSPVKEGEDPRAGRWRGTQKQECGIHFIDGKAVRGPLPQNEAKETAA; this is translated from the coding sequence ATGCCGCTTGAGGCGCCTTTCCCTTCGCTGGACCAAAGGGTCGCGGCGCTGAACGACCGCTACCGTCACCATTCGGCGACGGCAGTGCTCGAACGCGCGTTGAACGACCCCGAGGTCGGCAGCCTGGCGCTCGTCTCGTCGTTCGGGGCAGAATCGGTCGTGCTCTTGCACCTCGTCTCGGTCATCGCGCCCGGCACGCCGGTGATCTTCATCGACACCCAGATGCTTTTTCCCGAGACGCTGGCATACCAGCGCGAACTGGCCGACAAGCTGAACCTCACCGATGTCCGCACCATCCGCGCCGACCGGCGGGATACCGATTTCGAGGATCCGGACGGCACGCTTCACCAGTTCAACACTGACGCCTGCTGCAACCTGCGCAAGGTCGTGCCGCTCGAACGCGCGCTTCTGGGTTTCGATGGCTGGATCACCGGTCGCAAGCGCTTCCAGTCGGGCACCCGCGCCGCGCTCGAGTTCTTCGAGAACGAGGAAGACAAGCGGCTCAAGGTCAACCCGCTCGCCCATTGGGGCCGCGAAGACCTTGAGGACTACATGGTCAACAACCGCCTGCCGCGCCATCCCCTGGTCGCGAACGGCTATCCTTCGATCGGCTGCGCGCCCTGCACGAGTCCGGTCAAGGAAGGTGAGGATCCGCGCGCAGGTCGCTGGCGGGGAACGCAAAAACAGGAATGCGGCATCCATTTCATCGATGGAAAGGCCGTGCGCGGCCCGCTGCCGCAGAACGAAGCGAAGGAGACCGCAGCATGA
- a CDS encoding MFS transporter, producing the protein MSVSLLAPLANRTFARLFGAQVTALLGTGLLTIALALLAYDIAGAQGGLVLGFALTLKMVAYVGIAPIANAVLGHLPRRELLVALDIVRAAIALMLPFVTEIWQIYVLIFALQTASAAFTPTFQATIPDILPDERTYTSALSLSRLALDVENLASPALAALLLTLLPANALFFGTALGFLGSAALVWRANPPRAASRPAGNVWQRTSAGTRIFLATPRLRGLFALNFAAAAGGAMVIVNTAVIVGTLFGGSKASVAIATGAFGVGSMIAALALPRLLGTLPDRLVMLTGAVGLSVSLIFGAVILALAPAFAADLWPTYLLWMAATGLAYSTILTPTGRLLRRSADAGERPALFAAQFALSHLCWLVTYPLAGLLGAWAGMTTAAVLLGLLAALATLGAMRLWPRALTDPAASDGREPG; encoded by the coding sequence GTGAGCGTGTCCCTTCTCGCCCCCCTTGCGAACCGCACCTTCGCCCGCCTCTTCGGCGCACAGGTGACGGCACTTCTCGGGACGGGCTTGCTGACGATCGCACTCGCGCTTCTCGCCTACGACATCGCCGGGGCGCAGGGAGGTCTTGTCCTCGGCTTCGCCCTGACGCTGAAAATGGTCGCCTATGTCGGCATCGCGCCCATTGCGAACGCGGTTCTCGGCCACCTGCCGAGGCGCGAGCTTCTCGTGGCGCTCGACATCGTTCGCGCCGCAATCGCGCTCATGCTGCCCTTCGTGACCGAGATCTGGCAGATCTACGTCCTGATCTTCGCGCTCCAGACCGCCTCGGCCGCCTTCACCCCGACCTTTCAGGCGACGATCCCCGACATATTGCCGGACGAGCGAACCTATACCTCGGCACTTTCGCTCTCGCGCCTCGCGCTCGACGTCGAGAACCTGGCAAGCCCGGCGCTCGCGGCGCTCCTCCTGACGCTGCTCCCTGCGAACGCGCTTTTCTTCGGGACGGCGCTGGGGTTCCTCGGCTCCGCAGCGCTTGTGTGGCGGGCCAATCCACCCCGCGCCGCCAGCCGGCCGGCAGGAAATGTCTGGCAGCGGACCTCGGCCGGGACGCGGATCTTTCTCGCGACACCCCGCCTCAGGGGGCTTTTCGCGCTGAACTTCGCGGCGGCGGCCGGCGGTGCGATGGTCATCGTCAACACGGCCGTGATCGTCGGCACGCTCTTCGGCGGCAGCAAGGCCTCCGTCGCCATCGCCACCGGGGCGTTCGGCGTCGGCTCGATGATCGCCGCCCTTGCCCTGCCACGGCTTCTCGGCACCCTGCCCGACAGGCTCGTGATGCTGACCGGCGCCGTCGGGTTGAGCGTCAGCCTGATCTTCGGGGCCGTCATCCTCGCCCTCGCCCCCGCCTTCGCGGCGGATCTCTGGCCCACCTATCTTCTCTGGATGGCGGCGACCGGACTTGCCTATTCCACAATTCTGACCCCGACCGGCAGGCTCCTGCGGCGCTCCGCCGACGCCGGCGAACGCCCGGCCCTTTTCGCCGCGCAATTCGCGCTATCGCATCTTTGCTGGCTCGTCACCTATCCGCTCGCCGGCCTTCTCGGCGCCTGGGCGGGGATGACCACGGCGGCGGTCCTGCTCGGACTTCTCGCGGCGCTGGCGACGCTGGGCGCGATGCGGCTCTGGCCGCGCGCCCTCACCGATCCGGCGGCGTCGGACGGAAGAGAACCCGGCTGA
- a CDS encoding DUF934 domain-containing protein, which produces MSVIVRDDGFHAEDYQGDKAIDIAADTLPEALPRSFDGIDLIRVAFPAFSDGRGFTLARQLRWRGYAGRLRAAGPVISDQYAMARRSGFDEVEIPDDLAARQPEAQWVFRADWREHDYRSRLKA; this is translated from the coding sequence ATGAGCGTGATCGTGCGCGACGACGGCTTTCACGCCGAGGACTACCAGGGCGACAAGGCAATCGACATCGCCGCCGACACCCTGCCCGAGGCCCTGCCCCGGAGCTTCGACGGGATCGACCTTATCCGGGTGGCTTTCCCGGCCTTCTCTGACGGGCGCGGCTTCACCCTCGCCCGTCAGCTTCGCTGGCGCGGATATGCGGGGCGGCTTCGCGCGGCGGGGCCGGTCATTTCCGACCAGTACGCGATGGCCCGACGCTCGGGCTTCGACGAGGTCGAAATCCCCGACGACCTCGCTGCCCGGCAGCCCGAGGCGCAGTGGGTCTTCCGCGCCGACTGGCGCGAGCATGACTATCGGTCGCGGCTGAAAGCCTGA
- a CDS encoding AbrB family transcriptional regulator — MPFTPARLRTIAAALLGAGVFLAAGWPLPLLLGPMLGCLVAALFGMTLRDMGGFGTFMRSYLGVAIGSTVTPALIAGLPAHGASLALVPAFVVVIGGLGYPFFRKVMGFDHATAFYSAMPGGLQDMLIFGEEAGGDVRAMSLIHATRVLVIVTAAPFLMTAFYGADLTRSPGLSFRDLPYGEMALMLVAGPVGWKLAERAGMFGASILGPLILTAILTMSGFITHRPPAELLWAAQFFIGLTVGAKYSGITAQELRVDVGAGLAFATLLALVSLLFIEGVTFVSDAPFVDILLSFLPGGQAEMAMIAIVAGADVGFVVAHHLTRIFFVILVAPIVGRAGGRRGRR, encoded by the coding sequence ATGCCGTTCACCCCCGCCCGCCTTCGCACAATCGCCGCCGCGCTCCTGGGTGCGGGGGTCTTCCTCGCCGCGGGCTGGCCCCTGCCGCTTCTCCTCGGACCGATGCTCGGTTGTCTTGTCGCGGCGCTCTTCGGGATGACCCTGCGCGACATGGGCGGATTCGGCACGTTCATGCGCTCCTATCTCGGTGTCGCCATCGGCTCGACCGTCACGCCCGCATTGATCGCCGGTCTGCCCGCGCATGGCGCCTCCCTCGCCCTCGTGCCGGCCTTCGTGGTCGTCATCGGCGGTCTCGGCTATCCGTTCTTCCGAAAGGTGATGGGTTTTGACCACGCCACCGCCTTCTACTCCGCCATGCCCGGCGGCCTTCAGGACATGCTGATCTTCGGCGAAGAGGCCGGCGGCGACGTGCGCGCGATGAGCCTCATCCACGCCACCCGCGTCCTCGTCATCGTCACCGCCGCCCCGTTCCTGATGACCGCGTTCTACGGCGCCGACCTGACGCGGTCGCCGGGGCTTTCCTTTCGTGATCTGCCCTACGGCGAGATGGCGCTGATGCTGGTGGCCGGTCCGGTCGGATGGAAGCTTGCCGAGCGCGCCGGGATGTTCGGCGCCTCGATCCTCGGGCCATTGATCCTGACGGCGATCCTCACCATGTCGGGCTTCATCACCCACCGGCCTCCGGCGGAGCTGCTTTGGGCCGCGCAGTTCTTCATCGGCCTCACGGTCGGCGCGAAATATTCCGGCATCACGGCGCAGGAGTTGCGTGTCGATGTCGGCGCCGGTCTTGCCTTTGCCACCCTTCTGGCCCTCGTCTCGCTCCTTTTCATCGAGGGCGTCACCTTCGTGTCCGACGCGCCGTTCGTAGACATCCTCCTGTCGTTCCTGCCCGGCGGCCAGGCAGAAATGGCGATGATCGCGATCGTCGCCGGCGCCGATGTCGGCTTCGTCGTCGCGCACCATCTGACCCGGATCTTCTTCGTCATTCTCGTCGCGCCGATCGTCGGCCGGGCCGGCGGAAGGCGCGGCAGGCGTTGA
- a CDS encoding 23S rRNA (adenine(2030)-N(6))-methyltransferase RlmJ gives MLSYQHIYHAGNLADVHKHALLAAMLGYLTRKDKPLSYLETHAGRGLYALDAAEALKTGEAAAGIGRAEALFPPDHPYLRVLADVRARYGASAYPGSPLVAAMSLRPGDRMHLADLHPQEFAALKATIGPYGADCRQEDGARFALARTPPDPRRGLMLIDPSYEVKADYAALPPLIGNIHAKWNVGVIVLWYPILARAAHLPMLAELDRMALPKALRHEVRFPPAKEDHGMTGSGLFIVNAPFGTAEAADQLSGIFSGLS, from the coding sequence ATGCTTTCCTATCAGCACATCTACCACGCCGGAAACCTCGCCGACGTGCACAAGCACGCGCTTCTTGCCGCAATGCTGGGATATCTCACCCGGAAGGACAAACCGCTCTCCTACCTCGAAACCCATGCCGGGCGCGGTCTTTACGCGCTCGACGCGGCCGAGGCGCTGAAGACCGGAGAAGCAGCGGCGGGGATCGGACGGGCGGAGGCGCTCTTTCCGCCGGATCATCCCTATCTGCGGGTTCTGGCCGACGTCCGCGCCCGCTATGGCGCGTCGGCCTATCCCGGCTCGCCGCTCGTCGCGGCCATGTCCCTGCGCCCGGGCGACCGGATGCATCTTGCCGACCTTCATCCGCAGGAATTCGCTGCCCTCAAAGCCACTATTGGCCCGTATGGTGCCGATTGCCGGCAGGAGGACGGAGCGCGCTTCGCCCTCGCCCGCACCCCGCCTGACCCGCGCCGGGGGCTCATGCTGATCGACCCGAGCTACGAGGTGAAGGCCGACTACGCCGCGCTACCGCCGCTGATCGGCAATATCCACGCGAAGTGGAACGTGGGCGTGATCGTTCTCTGGTATCCGATCCTCGCCCGCGCCGCGCATCTGCCGATGCTGGCCGAGCTTGATCGCATGGCGCTGCCGAAGGCGCTGCGCCACGAGGTTCGCTTTCCGCCCGCGAAGGAGGACCACGGCATGACCGGAAGCGGCCTCTTCATCGTCAATGCTCCATTCGGCACTGCTGAGGCGGCCGACCAGCTTTCCGGGATCTTCTCCGGGCTTTCGTGA
- the infC gene encoding translation initiation factor IF-3 has protein sequence MNDRIRAPEIRLIGAEGENVGVVTPARAMQMAEEVGLDLVEISPNAVPPVCKIMDFGKFKYEQQKKEAEARKKQKIIEIKEIKFRPGTDTHDYDVKMRSVKKFLEEGDKVKVTLRFRGREMAHQELGLELLKRVAADVEEIGKIENMPKLEGRQMVMMIGPK, from the coding sequence GTGAACGACCGGATCCGCGCCCCCGAGATTCGCCTGATTGGCGCCGAGGGCGAAAACGTCGGGGTCGTGACCCCGGCCCGTGCCATGCAGATGGCCGAGGAAGTCGGTCTCGACCTCGTCGAGATTTCGCCAAACGCTGTGCCGCCGGTCTGCAAGATCATGGATTTCGGCAAGTTCAAATACGAACAGCAGAAGAAAGAAGCCGAGGCGCGCAAGAAGCAGAAGATCATCGAGATCAAGGAAATCAAGTTCCGCCCCGGCACCGACACGCATGACTACGACGTCAAGATGCGCTCGGTGAAGAAGTTCCTCGAGGAAGGCGACAAGGTGAAGGTCACGCTGCGCTTCCGCGGCCGCGAGATGGCGCACCAGGAACTTGGCCTCGAACTCCTGAAGCGCGTCGCGGCCGATGTCGAGGAGATCGGCAAGATCGAGAACATGCCGAAGCTCGAAGGCCGCCAGATGGTGATGATGATCGGCCCGAAATAG
- a CDS encoding DUF1203 domain-containing protein: MNLVFEAMDSVEVAALRAGGPDANGLPPERGAVSSGDGAPCRHCLGHVPAGEEYLILAHRPFPALQPYAECGPIFLCAGDCARWPGEGVPPILRTSPDYLVKGYTADHRILYGSGRIVVQSGVEAYAGELLADPNVAFVDVRSARNNCFQLRIRRR; encoded by the coding sequence ATGAACCTGGTTTTCGAGGCCATGGACAGTGTGGAAGTGGCAGCGCTGCGCGCCGGCGGTCCCGACGCGAACGGCCTGCCGCCGGAGCGTGGCGCGGTGTCGAGCGGCGACGGCGCGCCCTGCCGCCATTGCCTCGGCCACGTCCCGGCAGGCGAGGAGTACCTGATCCTCGCGCATCGCCCGTTTCCCGCCTTGCAACCCTATGCGGAATGCGGGCCGATCTTCCTGTGCGCCGGCGACTGCGCCCGCTGGCCGGGTGAAGGCGTGCCGCCGATCCTGCGGACCAGCCCGGACTACCTCGTGAAAGGCTATACGGCGGATCACCGGATCCTCTACGGCTCCGGGCGTATCGTGGTGCAGTCCGGGGTCGAGGCCTATGCCGGGGAGCTGCTGGCGGATCCGAACGTTGCCTTCGTCGATGTTAGATCGGCGCGCAACAACTGCTTCCAGCTCCGCATTCGCCGGAGGTGA